The following proteins are co-located in the Dyadobacter chenwenxiniae genome:
- a CDS encoding SDR family oxidoreductase — MINGIENKVIAITGASSGIGEATAELLAAKGAKVVLGARRADLLATLTERIQKAGGQAVYLQMDVTKRTEVASLVQLALNEFGRLDVIINNAGISQLQLLEDVDVEGWEQMIDVNLKGTLYGIAAALPVFKMQGSGHIINIISTAGISIVPTMGVYAATKNAVRTVSEALRQESKGRWRVTGISPGFVDTPFAGKIKNEAVRDAVTQKASEIAIPATAIAEAVAYAIAQPDQVDIGDIVIRPTVQD, encoded by the coding sequence ATGATTAATGGAATTGAAAATAAAGTAATTGCCATCACCGGCGCAAGCAGCGGCATAGGTGAAGCCACGGCGGAGCTGCTGGCAGCAAAAGGAGCGAAAGTCGTTCTCGGTGCTCGCCGGGCAGATCTTTTAGCAACTCTAACTGAACGCATCCAAAAAGCAGGCGGCCAGGCGGTTTACCTGCAAATGGATGTTACTAAGCGGACAGAAGTCGCGTCCCTGGTACAATTGGCTTTGAATGAATTTGGCCGTTTAGATGTGATCATTAACAATGCAGGTATCAGCCAGCTGCAATTACTGGAGGATGTAGATGTGGAAGGTTGGGAGCAAATGATCGATGTGAACCTGAAAGGAACGCTTTATGGCATTGCCGCCGCGTTGCCCGTTTTCAAAATGCAGGGTTCCGGACATATTATCAACATCATTTCGACAGCTGGCATTAGTATTGTGCCTACAATGGGCGTTTATGCGGCTACCAAAAATGCAGTTCGCACGGTCAGCGAAGCTTTGCGGCAAGAGTCAAAAGGCCGGTGGCGTGTGACCGGAATATCTCCCGGATTCGTGGATACGCCCTTCGCGGGCAAAATCAAGAATGAGGCTGTCCGGGATGCTGTGACGCAAAAAGCGAGCGAAATTGCTATCCCTGCCACGGCCATTGCAGAAGCGGTTGCCTACGCGATCGCGCAGCCGGATCAGGTGGATATCGGCGACATTGTGATCCGTCCGACTGTTCAGGATTAA
- a CDS encoding helix-turn-helix domain-containing protein gives MTHTTSNPKIHEGRNLKRFREMLGIKQDFLAFELGEDWNQQKISLLEQKEKIDSDILEQVAAILKIPAEAIRNFDEEKAINIITNTYHDHSNDNSFNQGTFYLNPVEKIIQLHEEKIALYERMLKEKDEMMGRLERLIGGK, from the coding sequence ATGACACATACTACCTCCAATCCAAAGATCCACGAAGGCCGTAACCTTAAAAGATTTCGAGAAATGCTCGGGATCAAACAAGATTTCCTAGCGTTTGAACTCGGAGAAGACTGGAACCAGCAAAAAATCTCCCTCCTCGAACAAAAAGAAAAGATTGATTCCGACATTTTGGAGCAAGTTGCGGCGATTCTCAAAATTCCCGCTGAGGCGATTCGGAATTTTGATGAGGAGAAGGCGATTAATATCATTACGAATACTTACCACGATCATTCTAATGATAATTCGTTTAATCAGGGCACCTTTTATTTAAATCCTGTTGAAAAGATTATCCAGCTTCATGAGGAGAAGATTGCCTTATATGAAAGAATGTTGAAGGAGAAGGATGAGATGATGGGGCGTTTGGAAAGGTTGATTGGCGGGAAGTAG
- a CDS encoding nuclear transport factor 2 family protein, giving the protein MDYQTLLRQLYQDFNARRIDAVLAHMHTDVSWPNGWEGGYVSGHEEVRAYWLRQWEQIDPMVEPISFDKKPDGRIAIKVRQIIKSVEGEILSDTLLFHVYTFKNGKVRTMAIEQ; this is encoded by the coding sequence ATGGATTATCAAACACTACTCCGCCAGCTCTATCAGGATTTCAATGCTCGTCGGATCGATGCAGTTCTGGCGCATATGCATACAGACGTAAGCTGGCCCAATGGCTGGGAGGGCGGCTATGTGTCCGGGCACGAGGAAGTGCGTGCTTACTGGCTGCGGCAATGGGAACAGATTGATCCTATGGTCGAGCCGATTTCATTCGATAAGAAGCCGGACGGACGGATTGCGATCAAAGTCCGTCAGATCATAAAAAGTGTGGAAGGTGAAATTTTAAGCGACACGCTGTTATTTCACGTCTACACTTTTAAAAATGGAAAAGTGCGGACGATGGCAATTGAACAGTAG
- a CDS encoding Txe/YoeB family addiction module toxin, whose translation MGRYSVTFSDRAKKDLSFLHKSGGKSLVKRIERIFEELGENPYSGIGKPEQLKNNLSGLWSRRIDKKHRLVYQIIEQTVTVFVIAAKGHYDDK comes from the coding sequence ATGGGCAGATATTCTGTAACCTTCTCTGACAGAGCAAAAAAAGACCTTTCCTTTTTACATAAATCCGGTGGCAAGTCACTCGTAAAACGCATCGAGCGCATTTTCGAAGAGCTTGGTGAAAATCCTTACAGTGGAATCGGCAAGCCTGAGCAACTTAAAAATAATCTTTCTGGACTATGGTCGCGGCGCATTGATAAGAAGCATCGCCTTGTTTATCAGATCATTGAACAAACTGTTACTGTCTTTGTGATTGCTGCGAAAGGGCATTATGACGATAAGTAG
- a CDS encoding P-loop NTPase fold protein, whose product MDTKKNAPTFLENKPIGEDLFEGKSQDKIANVLIDAISKESFKIIGIEGAWGTGKSNLVQIMAKKLTSHKFFIYDVWGHQEDDQRRAILVELTDFITNEKSNIIKNKEKWENKLKSLLSKQKETTTTNIPYLSMGFIFSLLSIIYIPSVNAYKDSFTDYLGIERVFWKAVLLFFPIIIVSLIYTYYLCINIFSNKKGKESFKLATQDTFQIYTNKQKEETKIETISENEPSVKDFRNWMKDIDNDLENKKLIIIFDNLDRLPKKQILSIWSSIHVFFSEESYKNIKVLIPFDRQHIHLAFQESYSQKVNFANDYIDKTFDLVYRVSLPILSNWKGFFKDKWKKAQLYTVEEEYLNVEQIFDVFQQTITPRSIIAFINEVVSLKRLYAEIPDRYISLFVLNKEDILSDPLKAITSPAFLSGLTYKYGDDEDFQRYVTALAYQIDPNNSLEIVYRKKLRDSLINNNPSVLAEIAKTAVFNQIISPALEEIEDFERPILALTTLDQEETISTSTIQGIWDDIYLQIRPISYKDFSFKEYEEQIVAHISIGYKKAAVKNILDRLINHSDFDVTIYTGVVDKLTQIINESSIPTTINEILTSKTIKPETYIELINVRKGEYLKYNLNCPINDIDLYLTNLDFTKLSISNISTFDYLYYLNKYSFPNLVSKLELDIEANKQYKDIVSALFQILKIVKKDVIESPFEDSELYSLFSSTGKDEKFYLDLMAMRIQRTNDFSDIYESIFEPVLQDEDQDLADRISELIEYYVQFDKLLLNSLEFETKGLYSKIVLSTINRGFFNRKADVISLLYKFEELCITNNIEPQRLLKVLDKLSKSIIDQDISVSLSHFYFSSAISSQTKLASNSIDQVRDYYNRILKDEWISIFNNFQGREFNILMTITYQGWNTYAVSALRDRLMDIISANDVSELASFRLLIDSMEASGKNLAGIFKDVRDKLIYTGNSTSDFFNFFADGFFKHSVLLERADDVLRAILAPELFDNQISIRILGENHSSISRLLESGSEAERVHFVEALIDRKSKPEILELARHLNIDV is encoded by the coding sequence ATGGACACGAAAAAAAATGCTCCTACATTTCTAGAAAACAAGCCGATCGGTGAAGATCTTTTTGAGGGAAAGTCGCAAGATAAAATTGCCAATGTTCTTATCGATGCAATCAGCAAAGAAAGTTTTAAAATAATTGGCATTGAAGGAGCATGGGGTACAGGCAAAAGTAATCTTGTCCAAATAATGGCTAAGAAACTAACATCTCACAAATTTTTTATCTATGATGTTTGGGGCCATCAAGAAGACGATCAGCGCCGGGCGATCCTAGTAGAGCTAACGGATTTTATCACGAATGAAAAAAGTAATATAATTAAAAATAAGGAAAAATGGGAAAATAAATTAAAGTCATTGCTTTCTAAGCAAAAAGAAACAACCACAACAAATATTCCTTATCTAAGCATGGGATTCATATTCTCATTGCTATCTATAATATATATTCCATCCGTAAACGCATATAAAGATTCATTTACGGATTATCTCGGAATTGAAAGAGTTTTTTGGAAGGCTGTCTTGTTATTTTTTCCAATTATTATTGTATCGCTTATTTACACATATTATTTGTGCATAAATATATTCTCAAATAAAAAAGGAAAAGAATCTTTCAAACTAGCAACCCAAGACACATTTCAAATCTACACTAACAAACAGAAGGAAGAAACCAAAATCGAAACAATTTCTGAAAATGAGCCCTCAGTAAAAGACTTTCGAAATTGGATGAAAGACATTGATAATGACCTTGAAAATAAGAAGCTGATAATAATTTTTGACAATCTAGATCGCCTTCCTAAAAAGCAAATACTTAGTATATGGTCTTCAATTCACGTGTTCTTCTCGGAAGAATCCTACAAGAATATTAAAGTGCTGATTCCATTTGACCGCCAACATATTCATCTGGCATTTCAAGAATCATACAGTCAAAAAGTCAATTTCGCGAACGACTATATTGACAAAACCTTCGATCTTGTATACAGAGTATCTCTTCCCATACTTTCAAATTGGAAAGGTTTTTTTAAAGACAAATGGAAAAAGGCGCAGTTATATACCGTGGAAGAAGAATACTTAAATGTCGAACAAATATTTGATGTGTTCCAGCAAACAATAACTCCGCGATCGATCATCGCTTTTATTAACGAAGTTGTGTCATTAAAAAGACTTTATGCTGAAATACCAGATAGATATATATCACTATTCGTGTTGAACAAAGAGGATATATTGTCAGACCCTCTAAAAGCAATTACATCACCCGCCTTTTTATCTGGCTTAACCTATAAATATGGTGATGACGAGGATTTTCAACGATACGTTACTGCCCTTGCATATCAAATAGATCCAAATAATTCCTTGGAGATCGTTTATAGAAAAAAACTAAGAGATAGCCTGATCAACAACAATCCATCCGTTCTTGCAGAAATTGCTAAAACTGCAGTGTTCAATCAAATAATTTCCCCAGCACTTGAAGAGATAGAAGATTTTGAGCGGCCAATTCTTGCATTAACTACATTAGACCAAGAAGAAACTATTAGCACATCTACGATCCAAGGCATTTGGGATGACATATATTTACAAATACGCCCCATATCTTACAAAGATTTCTCATTTAAAGAATATGAAGAGCAAATTGTTGCTCACATATCTATTGGATATAAAAAAGCCGCTGTAAAGAATATTCTTGATAGACTCATTAACCATTCGGATTTTGATGTAACTATCTACACTGGTGTTGTTGATAAACTAACACAGATAATTAATGAAAGCTCAATTCCGACCACTATAAATGAAATATTAACTTCAAAAACTATTAAACCAGAAACTTACATTGAACTAATAAATGTTAGAAAAGGTGAATATTTGAAGTATAACCTGAACTGCCCAATTAATGACATAGACTTATATTTGACTAATCTAGATTTTACAAAGTTGAGCATTAGTAACATAAGTACTTTCGACTATTTATATTACCTGAACAAATACTCCTTCCCGAACTTAGTAAGCAAGTTGGAACTCGATATAGAAGCAAATAAGCAATATAAGGATATTGTTTCTGCTCTTTTCCAAATATTAAAAATTGTAAAGAAAGATGTCATTGAATCCCCTTTTGAAGACTCAGAACTATATAGTCTTTTCAGCAGCACCGGGAAGGACGAAAAATTTTATTTAGATCTTATGGCAATGCGGATTCAAAGGACTAACGATTTCAGCGATATTTATGAATCAATATTCGAACCAGTATTACAAGATGAAGATCAAGATCTTGCCGATAGAATTTCTGAGCTAATTGAATATTACGTACAATTTGATAAACTCCTATTAAACTCACTCGAATTCGAAACTAAGGGTTTATATAGCAAGATAGTACTCAGCACAATTAATCGCGGTTTTTTTAACAGGAAAGCTGATGTTATTTCGTTGCTATATAAATTTGAAGAATTGTGTATAACTAATAACATTGAGCCTCAGAGGTTATTGAAAGTTTTAGACAAATTAAGTAAATCTATCATCGATCAAGATATTTCTGTAAGTCTTTCTCATTTTTATTTTAGCTCTGCTATTAGCAGCCAAACTAAGTTGGCGTCGAACAGCATAGATCAAGTCAGAGATTATTACAATAGAATATTAAAAGATGAGTGGATTTCCATTTTCAACAATTTCCAAGGTAGAGAGTTTAATATTTTAATGACGATTACATATCAAGGGTGGAATACCTACGCCGTCTCTGCACTTAGAGATCGTCTAATGGACATCATCTCTGCTAATGATGTGAGCGAATTGGCAAGCTTTCGACTCCTTATCGATTCTATGGAAGCATCTGGCAAAAATCTTGCAGGCATATTCAAGGATGTTAGAGACAAACTAATTTATACCGGAAATTCGACTAGTGATTTTTTCAATTTCTTCGCTGATGGTTTTTTCAAGCATTCTGTTCTTTTAGAACGAGCAGACGATGTGCTAAGAGCTATATTGGCACCAGAACTGTTTGATAATCAAATTTCCATACGAATTTTAGGTGAAAATCATTCTAGTATATCCAGGTTACTAGAATCTGGCTCAGAGGCAGAAAGAGTCCATTTTGTAGAAGCATTAATAGATAGAAAATCAAAGCCTGAGATTTTAGAGCTTGCCAGACATTTGAATATCGACGTCTAG
- a CDS encoding response regulator transcription factor: MIRVLIADDHNVFVEGIESLISGSLDIEVTERCYTVQSVMERLSQTAIDVVLLDISFPYIEDGLGLCEYIVRTYPETKVVALTMHDDASLIKRVVKKGAKGYLLKNTTKTELLQAIQAVHHEKQYFNESITQILLNDSPKTRRSTAGIGAKPHLSPRESEVLTRIAQGLTTQQMATQLFVSAKAIEFHRSSLLMKFGVPNTALLIKTAMEMQMID; this comes from the coding sequence ATGATACGAGTCCTCATCGCGGATGACCATAATGTCTTTGTTGAAGGCATCGAGTCGCTTATTTCGGGATCACTTGATATTGAAGTGACGGAGCGCTGCTATACGGTGCAGTCAGTTATGGAGCGATTAAGCCAGACCGCGATCGACGTCGTGTTACTTGATATTTCTTTTCCCTACATTGAAGACGGCCTCGGCCTTTGTGAATATATTGTCCGTACATACCCGGAAACGAAAGTGGTAGCACTGACTATGCACGACGATGCCAGTCTCATTAAGCGGGTCGTGAAAAAAGGGGCGAAAGGCTATTTGTTGAAGAATACTACAAAAACGGAGTTGCTGCAGGCCATCCAGGCGGTTCACCACGAGAAGCAATATTTTAATGAATCGATCACGCAAATTTTGCTGAACGATAGCCCCAAGACCAGAAGGTCGACGGCCGGCATTGGCGCAAAACCACACCTTAGCCCTCGCGAATCGGAAGTGCTGACCCGCATTGCGCAGGGATTAACTACGCAGCAGATGGCCACTCAGTTATTTGTGAGCGCCAAAGCGATCGAATTTCACCGAAGCAGTCTGCTGATGAAGTTCGGTGTTCCTAATACAGCCCTACTGATTAAGACGGCTATGGAGATGCAAATGATTGATTAA
- a CDS encoding HEPN domain-containing protein, which produces MKTSLSHLPQNKQDELKEITQIIIEKVPAEMIILFGSYARGDWVEDYQEKYEYVSDFDILIVTKDKNSAKQVKKSRELDEELMADDEITRTSIIYHSIGFVNDKIERNYYFFVDILKEGIMLFDSGKFSLSEPKNLNPEQRVEKATEQFEHWFESANHFFEAFEFFFQKGENKITYYNNAAFELHQATERFYAAILLVFTDYKPRIHDIEILGQHVIKQHAEFATVFPMSTEEEKRLFVLLKKAYIDARYNRNYKIEKAELEYLGSRVALLRDLTERICRERIGLFVDRN; this is translated from the coding sequence ATGAAAACCTCCCTCTCTCATCTCCCACAAAACAAGCAAGACGAGTTAAAAGAGATCACCCAAATTATCATCGAAAAGGTTCCGGCGGAAATGATCATTCTCTTCGGCAGCTATGCGCGGGGTGACTGGGTCGAGGATTACCAGGAGAAGTACGAGTATGTAAGCGATTTTGACATTCTGATCGTCACCAAAGACAAAAATTCGGCAAAGCAAGTTAAGAAGTCGCGTGAGCTGGATGAGGAACTGATGGCCGATGATGAAATCACAAGAACGAGCATCATTTATCACAGCATTGGTTTTGTGAACGACAAGATCGAGCGCAATTACTATTTCTTTGTCGACATCCTGAAAGAAGGAATTATGCTTTTTGATTCCGGAAAATTCTCCTTGTCCGAACCGAAAAACCTTAATCCGGAGCAAAGAGTCGAAAAAGCGACGGAACAATTTGAGCATTGGTTTGAAAGCGCAAACCACTTTTTTGAAGCCTTTGAATTTTTCTTTCAAAAAGGAGAGAATAAGATAACCTACTACAATAATGCTGCATTTGAACTTCATCAAGCCACAGAAAGATTCTATGCCGCGATACTGCTTGTTTTCACCGACTACAAGCCGAGAATCCATGACATTGAAATTTTAGGGCAACACGTCATTAAGCAACATGCAGAGTTCGCGACGGTTTTTCCAATGTCTACCGAGGAGGAGAAGCGGCTGTTTGTGCTTCTTAAAAAGGCGTATATTGATGCGAGGTATAATAGGAATTACAAGATTGAGAAGGCGGAGTTGGAGTATTTGGGGAGTCGGGTGGCGTTGTTGAGAGATTTGACGGAGCGGATTTGTAGGGAGCGGATTGGGCTATTCGTTGATCGAAATTAG
- a CDS encoding sensor histidine kinase, with amino-acid sequence MKCCSLRSVWRIIFLFVIILTGGFQSVEAVTDTTSVDSLQRQIKMLVQDKLYSQAAKAYDSLGKLYHRQYGYNKYTMDSYLSSLKYYSLMGDSLGYFNQYLVIGDYYTQDYFMHAYAEQYLKKAQQYFERTHNMPKVIESRLGLHNIAQHVEPMPPGLKTHLRETERLSVQYKQPYSQAYALSLLANTYLLSKQPDSAYYFASRSLIISNRLNVNWLIGLNHFYLGLVEQFRHHSLAAIEAYQKSYNLSKAENSLGMMRELSRHTADSYSRMGDYKNAYDWSSKTLDYTVQFYASEQTKSIRLQELDSQIKTLAVEKQLVEEKSRNQNVLNSALFIGFIISIIGVFTLAYLRRQQKLIDHQHTVIAQQQIRQLELKSLRAMIEGQEGERSRIARDLHDGLGIQLSRIKLFIEAHQEELPLSVKEPLNQFLDEACTETRLISNDLRPYALSTFGLVPALEDLVQKLNLVNKTKLILDHYGEMPPLGDEAAVMIYRVVQELLNNALKHAHAQMVTVQLMVNEETTLISVDDDGQGADFDNLQSKGNGISNIQSRIAYLGGQVMWHGEAGKGTSVMISLPMQKLQKLEAFVA; translated from the coding sequence ATGAAATGCTGTTCTCTCCGGTCTGTTTGGCGGATCATTTTCCTTTTCGTAATTATCCTGACCGGCGGGTTTCAATCCGTCGAGGCGGTAACTGACACGACGTCTGTTGATAGTTTACAAAGACAGATTAAGATGTTGGTGCAGGATAAGCTTTACAGTCAGGCTGCAAAAGCTTACGATTCTTTGGGTAAACTATACCATCGGCAGTATGGATACAATAAATACACGATGGATTCTTACTTAAGTAGCTTGAAATATTACAGCCTGATGGGCGACTCACTTGGATATTTTAATCAGTACCTGGTGATAGGGGACTACTACACCCAGGATTACTTCATGCATGCTTACGCTGAACAATATCTTAAAAAAGCCCAGCAATATTTTGAGCGAACCCATAACATGCCCAAAGTCATCGAATCTCGATTGGGTTTGCACAATATCGCGCAACATGTAGAACCTATGCCGCCCGGTTTGAAAACACACCTGCGTGAAACCGAGCGGCTTAGCGTACAATACAAACAACCCTATTCTCAGGCGTATGCCCTTAGTCTGCTAGCTAATACGTACTTACTCTCCAAGCAGCCCGATTCTGCATACTATTTTGCAAGCCGAAGTCTGATTATATCAAATCGATTAAATGTCAATTGGTTAATTGGCCTGAATCACTTTTACCTGGGCCTGGTTGAGCAGTTTAGACATCATAGTCTGGCGGCTATTGAAGCCTACCAGAAGAGCTACAACTTATCGAAGGCTGAAAATAGTCTGGGCATGATGCGGGAATTATCGCGGCACACGGCAGATAGCTATTCACGTATGGGCGACTATAAAAATGCATACGATTGGTCATCAAAAACGCTCGATTATACGGTCCAGTTTTACGCATCCGAACAAACAAAAAGTATTCGTTTGCAGGAACTGGATAGTCAGATCAAAACGCTGGCAGTTGAAAAACAACTGGTGGAAGAAAAAAGTCGCAATCAGAATGTATTGAATTCTGCACTATTTATCGGCTTTATAATCAGTATTATAGGCGTATTTACACTTGCGTATCTAAGACGTCAGCAAAAATTGATTGACCATCAACACACGGTCATCGCTCAGCAACAGATTCGACAATTGGAGCTTAAATCGCTTCGTGCGATGATCGAAGGTCAAGAAGGCGAACGCAGTCGGATTGCGCGTGATCTGCACGATGGTCTGGGAATTCAACTTTCGCGAATTAAACTATTCATTGAAGCGCATCAGGAAGAATTGCCTTTATCCGTTAAGGAACCCTTGAACCAGTTTCTGGATGAAGCCTGCACCGAAACCCGGCTGATCTCCAACGATCTGCGCCCCTATGCGCTGTCAACTTTCGGCCTCGTTCCGGCGCTGGAAGACCTGGTGCAAAAACTAAATTTGGTAAACAAAACAAAGCTGATCTTAGACCATTATGGCGAGATGCCACCTTTGGGTGATGAAGCTGCCGTGATGATCTACCGGGTAGTGCAAGAGTTGCTCAATAACGCGCTGAAACACGCGCACGCCCAGATGGTGACGGTCCAGCTGATGGTCAATGAAGAAACAACCTTGATTAGTGTAGATGACGATGGCCAGGGGGCTGATTTTGACAATCTGCAATCAAAAGGAAATGGTATCTCCAACATTCAGTCCCGCATTGCCTACCTCGGCGGGCAGGTCATGTGGCACGGCGAAGCCGGAAAAGGAACATCCGTTATGATTTCGTTGCCCATGCAAAAGTTACAAAAATTGGAAGCGTTTGTGGCTTGA
- a CDS encoding helix-turn-helix domain-containing protein has protein sequence MQGQPVVFDNISALMERVGLPSPLHPLITLVNYDENKPGLADAGSQYLLHFYKIAFKLRFNGKAKYGPGSYDFRDGGLAFVGPNQIVQLSDDLEEHEGYALYFHPDLFYKHPLASRIHRYGFFAYSVSEALFLSEKEKRVIKGVFESIATELGTHTDHFSLDVLVSQIELLLHHCNRFYNRQFLTRNVVHHDLIDQMNAFLDERFEKKEALVSGLPTTQEIAEELKVSQRYLSDMLKSLTGQTTQQHIHLKMVDKAKEMFGNDLLTTADVAYALGFEHPQSFNKLFKQKTGMSPAAFRKLLNPN, from the coding sequence ATGCAGGGGCAACCAGTAGTTTTTGATAATATTTCAGCTTTGATGGAGCGGGTCGGCTTGCCGTCACCGCTGCATCCGCTGATCACATTGGTCAACTATGACGAAAACAAACCTGGCCTGGCTGATGCGGGAAGTCAGTATTTGCTGCATTTTTATAAAATAGCTTTTAAGTTACGGTTCAATGGCAAGGCGAAATACGGACCTGGATCTTATGATTTTCGCGATGGCGGGCTTGCTTTCGTTGGGCCCAATCAGATCGTCCAGCTATCCGATGATTTGGAGGAGCACGAGGGTTATGCATTGTACTTTCATCCCGATCTTTTCTACAAACATCCACTTGCATCCCGCATTCACCGATATGGCTTTTTCGCGTATTCGGTCTCCGAAGCATTGTTTCTCTCCGAGAAAGAGAAGCGTGTAATCAAAGGTGTATTTGAGTCAATAGCGACGGAGCTGGGAACGCACACTGATCATTTCAGCCTGGATGTGCTGGTTTCGCAGATCGAGCTGCTCCTTCATCACTGCAATCGTTTTTACAACCGGCAATTCTTGACTCGCAATGTGGTTCATCACGATCTGATCGATCAGATGAATGCATTTTTAGATGAGCGCTTTGAGAAGAAAGAGGCGCTTGTGAGCGGCTTGCCGACGACCCAGGAAATAGCAGAGGAATTGAAAGTTTCACAGCGATACTTGTCCGACATGCTCAAATCCCTCACCGGTCAGACCACCCAGCAGCATATTCATTTGAAGATGGTTGACAAAGCCAAGGAAATGTTTGGGAATGACCTGCTTACAACGGCCGATGTGGCTTATGCATTAGGCTTTGAGCATCCGCAGTCTTTCAACAAATTATTCAAACAAAAAACCGGCATGTCACCCGCTGCTTTTCGTAAGTTGCTGAATCCGAATTAG
- a CDS encoding DUF1349 domain-containing protein has translation MRPVSFFLFIVAIGISISFTADTPIGAFQHSQDIGKPKLAGSSTYNEVTKEYRLRGSGYNIWFARDEFQFLFKKISGDFTVTADFEFVGTGTDPHRKVGWMVRESLTDDAAHISAVAHGDGLTVFQWRVKKGMAMRDPEGEIFSPQKNIQTIQVERKGNAYTMRVAKKGEALQTVGSHHMPDLPTPLFVGLYICSHNPEKVEEAIVRNVQIVQAKP, from the coding sequence ATGCGTCCAGTAAGTTTCTTTCTCTTTATCGTAGCGATTGGTATTTCTATCAGCTTCACCGCCGACACTCCGATTGGTGCTTTCCAACATAGTCAGGACATTGGCAAGCCCAAACTAGCCGGCTCATCAACTTATAACGAGGTGACCAAGGAATACAGGCTGCGCGGTTCCGGATACAACATTTGGTTTGCACGGGATGAATTTCAGTTTCTGTTCAAAAAAATAAGTGGCGATTTTACTGTAACTGCCGATTTTGAGTTTGTTGGAACCGGTACAGACCCGCATCGAAAAGTAGGCTGGATGGTTCGAGAATCACTGACCGACGATGCCGCGCACATCAGTGCCGTAGCGCATGGCGATGGCTTGACCGTATTTCAGTGGCGAGTCAAAAAAGGCATGGCGATGCGTGATCCGGAAGGCGAAATTTTTAGTCCGCAAAAGAATATTCAGACAATCCAGGTAGAGCGCAAGGGCAATGCGTATACCATGCGGGTGGCAAAAAAAGGTGAAGCCTTACAGACCGTTGGTTCGCATCACATGCCCGACCTACCCACTCCGCTTTTTGTGGGTTTGTATATCTGTTCCCATAATCCGGAAAAAGTAGAAGAAGCAATCGTTAGAAATGTTCAAATTGTTCAGGCTAAGCCCTGA
- a CDS encoding helix-turn-helix transcriptional regulator, producing the protein MESVTATESSKWKERAARKAENPKALEKSRIIAINILAQLRKLGMSQKDLAEKLQVTPQTVNTWVKGNSNFTIETIVRIEEVLGVELIGVRVG; encoded by the coding sequence TTGGAGTCAGTCACAGCCACTGAATCCAGCAAATGGAAAGAACGCGCAGCCCGCAAAGCCGAAAATCCGAAAGCACTTGAAAAGTCGAGGATTATTGCGATTAATATCCTTGCCCAATTGCGCAAACTTGGAATGAGCCAAAAGGATTTGGCGGAGAAGTTGCAAGTAACACCTCAGACTGTAAATACCTGGGTGAAAGGTAATAGCAATTTCACGATTGAGACGATTGTGCGGATTGAGGAGGTGTTGGGAGTTGAGTTGATTGGAGTTAGGGTTGGGTGA